A genomic region of Pelodiscus sinensis isolate JC-2024 chromosome 1, ASM4963464v1, whole genome shotgun sequence contains the following coding sequences:
- the PRSS23 gene encoding serine protease 23, whose product MAGVSTLILFLCAVKDVMPANSLWKPTWPSYKVPVILPQSTVNLDKPQFDAETKLEVVSSCGPECHKRSPLPTYEEVKDYLSYETLYANGSLVETEVGIYIVNSGSEGSQSKSRTKRQIYGYDSRFSIFGKDFLLNYPFSTSVKLSTGCTGTLVAEKHVLTAAHCIHDGKSYVKGAQKLRVGFLKPKLKDGSKGTNITSSTMPEKMKFQWIRVKRTHVPKGWIKGNANDIGMDYDYALLELKKPHKRKFMNIGVSPPARQLPGGRIHFSGYDNDRPGNLVYRFCDVKDETFDLLYQQCDAQPGASGSGVYVRMWKRQHQKWERKIIGIFSGHQWVDMNGAPQDFNVAVRITPLKYAQICYWIKGNYLDCRDG is encoded by the coding sequence ATGGCAGGTGTGTCAACTTTGATCCTCTTCCTGTGCGCTGTTAAGGATGTTATGCCCGCCAATTCTCTCTGGAAACCAACCTGGCCATCTTACAAAGTTCCAGTAATCCTGCCACAATCTACCGTTAATCTAGACAAACCACAGTTTGATGCAGAAACCAAACTGGAGGTGGTATCTTCTTGTGGCCCAGAATGCCACAAGCGTTCCCCGCTGCCAACATATGAAGAAGTGAAGGACTATCTGTCCTATGAGACCTTGTATGCCAATGGTAGTCTTGTTGAAACTGAAGTAGGCATTTACATTGTCAACAGTGGCAGTGAAGGGTCACAAAGCAAATCTCGAACAAAGAGGCAGATCTATGGCTACGACAGTAGGTTTAGCATTTTTGGCAAGGACTTCTTGTTGAATTACCCTTTCTCCACTTCGGTGAAGTTGTCCACAGGTTGCACAGGTACTCTGGTGGCAGAAAAGCACGTCCTTACCGCAGCTCACTGCATCCATGATGGCAAAAGTTATGTCAAAGGAGCCCAGAAACTGAGGGTGGGCTTCCTGAAGCCTAAACTGAAAGATGGCAGCAAAGGGACTAATATCACGAGCTCAACAATGCCAGAAAAAATGAAATTCCAGTGGATCCGAGTGAAACGGACACATGTCCCCAAAGGATGGATCAAAGGAAATGCTAATGATATTGGCATGGATTATGACTATGCCCTACTGGAGCTCAAGAAGCCTCACAAAAGAAAATTCATGAATATAGGTGTGAGCCCACCCGCTAGACAGTTGCCTGGAGGTAGGATTCACTTCTCTGGCTATGACAATGATCGTCCAGGGAATCTGGTTTACCGTTTCTGTGATGTCAAAGATGAAACATTTGACCTCTTgtatcagcagtgtgatgcccaGCCAGGGGCAAGTGGGTCCGGGGTGTATGTGAGGATGTGGAAAAGACAGCATCAGAAATGGGAGCGTAAAATTATTGGAATATTTTCAGGGCATCAGTGGGTGGACATGAATGGCGCCCCACAGGATTTCAATGTGGCTGTTCGCATCACACCCCTGAAATATGCACAAATCTGTTACTGGATCAAAGGCAACTATCTTGACTGTAGGGATGGATAG